Proteins from a genomic interval of Streptomyces sp. Tu6071:
- a CDS encoding DUF2264 domain-containing protein codes for MPQPSTPGHARPADPAAWTGRARWGRLADDMLRAVRPYASERHALIRLPGPASASGEWSDGLEGFARTFLLAAFRLRGEDGHDPHGFAEWYARGLAAGVDPGSPERWPTFAEANQAKVEAASIALALHETRPWIWDRLSERTRAQLLDWLGLMVGTDMPQNNWIWFQGVTEAFARAVGGQWRQEDLDRTIATTEEWYQGGGWYSDGLTGGAHRNHDHYNGWAMHLYPLWFTRVLGAQAPEGLAERYRERLRLFLADWRHLVGGNGAPLFQGRSLTYRWAALAPLWTGALFDASPVTPGETRGLAARTLSYFTENGALTEDGLLSLGWHRPFRGLLQVYSGPASPYWASKGFAGLLLPASHPVWTAEPEPLAVERGDFTRTLDGPGWLVTGTAADGVVRVVNHGGDHSDPARPWPDDPHYARLGYSTHATPEYSADAGAGAWEASATLVDEAGRAAHRRPVERLSVAGGTGVSRSRAHWPVDAAGATWDPFGGPPAAFRTGPWLTVGSAVRGSVEVRVARVDPAAPGDAPAERVRFGGWALPVGTEPVREPEAAPGGRDESGAGPRGEGGTGTFADAPSDEPGRASVTSPDGLVSAVTDLGGLPLGSVRSGTGCSPLARDSATPLLTSPEAATPGTVYAAAVHLGAGTPAVLPGVRTTWEPDGTARVDVTWPDGHAHTVRLPAPPQG; via the coding sequence ATGCCGCAGCCGAGCACGCCGGGTCACGCCCGCCCCGCAGACCCCGCCGCGTGGACCGGGCGGGCACGCTGGGGGCGGCTCGCCGACGACATGCTGCGCGCCGTGCGCCCGTACGCGAGCGAGCGGCACGCGCTGATCCGGCTGCCGGGTCCCGCGAGCGCGAGCGGCGAGTGGAGCGACGGGCTCGAAGGCTTCGCGCGCACCTTCCTCCTCGCCGCCTTCCGGCTGCGCGGCGAGGACGGGCACGACCCGCACGGCTTCGCCGAGTGGTACGCGCGCGGCCTCGCGGCGGGCGTCGACCCGGGGAGCCCCGAGCGGTGGCCCACCTTCGCCGAGGCCAACCAGGCGAAGGTCGAGGCCGCGTCGATCGCGCTCGCGCTCCACGAGACGCGCCCGTGGATCTGGGACCGCCTGAGCGAGCGCACCCGCGCCCAACTCCTCGACTGGCTCGGTCTCATGGTCGGCACCGACATGCCGCAGAACAACTGGATCTGGTTCCAGGGCGTCACCGAGGCGTTCGCGCGCGCGGTGGGCGGGCAGTGGCGCCAGGAGGACCTGGACCGGACGATCGCGACGACGGAGGAGTGGTACCAGGGCGGGGGCTGGTACTCGGACGGGCTGACCGGCGGGGCGCACCGCAACCACGACCACTACAACGGCTGGGCGATGCACCTCTACCCGTTGTGGTTCACGCGCGTACTCGGCGCGCAGGCTCCCGAAGGGCTCGCCGAGCGCTACCGCGAGCGGCTGCGGCTCTTCCTCGCCGACTGGCGGCACCTCGTGGGCGGCAACGGGGCCCCGCTCTTCCAGGGCCGCTCGCTCACGTACCGCTGGGCGGCGCTCGCCCCGCTGTGGACGGGCGCGCTCTTCGACGCGAGTCCGGTGACGCCGGGCGAGACGCGGGGCCTCGCGGCGCGCACGCTCTCCTACTTCACGGAGAACGGGGCGCTCACGGAGGACGGGCTCCTGAGCCTGGGCTGGCACCGCCCCTTCCGGGGGCTCCTCCAGGTGTACTCGGGCCCGGCCTCGCCGTACTGGGCGAGCAAGGGCTTCGCGGGGCTGCTGCTCCCGGCCTCGCACCCGGTGTGGACGGCGGAGCCCGAGCCGCTCGCGGTGGAGCGCGGCGACTTCACGCGCACGCTGGACGGGCCCGGGTGGCTCGTGACGGGCACGGCGGCGGACGGCGTCGTACGAGTCGTCAACCACGGCGGCGACCACAGCGATCCGGCGCGGCCGTGGCCCGACGACCCGCACTACGCCCGGCTCGGCTACTCCACGCACGCGACGCCCGAGTACTCGGCGGACGCGGGCGCGGGCGCCTGGGAGGCGAGCGCGACGCTCGTCGACGAGGCGGGCCGGGCGGCCCACCGCAGGCCGGTGGAGCGGCTCTCGGTCGCGGGCGGGACGGGCGTCTCGCGCTCGCGCGCGCACTGGCCGGTGGACGCGGCGGGCGCGACCTGGGACCCCTTCGGCGGCCCGCCCGCCGCCTTCCGCACGGGCCCCTGGCTCACGGTCGGTTCGGCGGTCCGGGGCTCCGTCGAGGTGCGGGTGGCGCGGGTGGACCCGGCCGCTCCCGGCGACGCCCCGGCGGAGCGCGTGCGGTTCGGCGGCTGGGCACTCCCGGTGGGGACGGAGCCGGTACGGGAGCCGGAGGCGGCGCCCGGAGGACGGGACGAGAGCGGTGCGGGACCACGGGGCGAGGGGGGTACGGGCACCTTCGCCGACGCGCCGTCGGACGAGCCGGGCCGCGCCTCGGTGACCTCGCCCGACGGCCTCGTCTCGGCCGTGACGGACCTGGGCGGACTGCCGCTCGGCTCGGTGCGCTCGGGGACGGGGTGCAGTCCGCTGGCGCGCGACTCGGCCACCCCGCTGCTGACGTCGCCCGAAGCGGCCACGCCGGGCACGGTCTACGCCGCCGCCGTCCACCTCGGTGCGGGGACCCCGGCGGTACTGCCCGGCGTCCGCACGACGTGGGAGCCCGACGGCACGGCGCGCGTGGACGTCACCTGGCCGGACGGCCACGCGCACACCGTACGGCTCCCGGCGCCGCCGCAGGGGTGA
- a CDS encoding ThuA domain-containing protein: MGACKTMTNPSRRALVVRGGWEGHSPVEITDLFLPFLKDAGFTVDTSDTLDVYTDAERLAATDLVVQCWTMGEVTPGQSAGLIAAVRAGTGFAGWHGGVVDSFRGDLDYQRLTGGQFLMHPEGYHDHRVHIVPGHELVAGIEDFDVHTEQYWVATDPAIEVHATTVFPAGEEHGREVVMPAVWSRHHGAGRVFVNTIGHKPDDFDVPEARVLTERGLLWASR, encoded by the coding sequence ATGGGAGCGTGCAAGACCATGACGAACCCCAGCCGAAGGGCGCTCGTCGTCCGCGGCGGGTGGGAGGGACACTCACCCGTCGAGATCACCGACCTCTTCCTGCCCTTCCTCAAGGACGCCGGATTCACGGTCGACACCTCGGACACCCTCGACGTCTACACCGACGCCGAACGCCTCGCCGCCACCGACCTGGTCGTCCAGTGCTGGACGATGGGCGAGGTGACCCCCGGTCAGAGCGCGGGCCTGATCGCGGCGGTCCGCGCGGGCACCGGCTTCGCCGGCTGGCACGGCGGCGTCGTGGACTCCTTCCGCGGCGATCTCGACTATCAGCGGCTCACCGGGGGGCAGTTCCTCATGCACCCCGAGGGCTACCACGATCACCGCGTCCACATCGTCCCCGGGCACGAACTGGTCGCGGGGATCGAGGACTTCGACGTCCACACGGAGCAGTACTGGGTCGCGACCGACCCCGCGATCGAGGTGCACGCCACGACGGTCTTCCCGGCGGGCGAGGAGCACGGCCGGGAGGTCGTGATGCCGGCCGTGTGGAGCCGCCACCACGGCGCGGGACGCGTCTTCGTCAACACGATCGGCCACAAGCCCGACGACTTCGACGTGCCCGAGGCACGCGTCCTGACCGAGAGGGGACTGCTGTGGGCGAGCCGCTGA